The Juglans regia cultivar Chandler chromosome 1, Walnut 2.0, whole genome shotgun sequence nucleotide sequence attggaagtccctttttacgtacccaagacatgataaaaggtcataattttatgtgaaagtttatgaatattgatgatcttatgtgataatttatgcattaaaataattatgggagtcatacatgatttttatgtaagatttattcataaaattatttatgaaatgcatgattttatgtgagagttatttcataaaattttatatgaaaaatcatgaatttatgtgaggaaacatgtgtCACGatattatgaaagaatgcgatttcatttgaaatctatgatacgatgtgacaagtatgtatgtgatttcttttgaaatctatgaaatgacaaatatgcaagtatgatttgataaaatatgtaacggcctatgttataagatatgaaaacggtacctatgttatgagcatattgcattgccaggtcgtgcatgctggtagtgcacccagtattgtcttccttatgtatggattccacaacccgcggccacgggcggaatcgaaatctatttagattcgctaaccctaactcacgggggtcaacagtgggtaacggcctatgataagtgaaagataaattaatgttcatgttatttatgaatgtatttatgaatatgtacgcttttcaagaaaccttatgtttattttgtttactgtatgatgtgttgcttattgagtattcgactcattttagtttgtttttatgtttttaaaccaccccaggtaatgacatttatgaagatgagactacaggacaggacttgacccagggaggcgagacagaggcctagacagattatgctataattatttttatggtttaaagtttaaataaattattttgataagcactcGAGACTTTCgtatttttaataagtgcttccgcagactttattttggatttttagtatttattgaaatttgttattttatggaattctttcacATCTGGCGcattgttaaaaaggaaaagcttttatatttaagtttagtagtagcacactggctcctcaaaaattctaaaatgtctttattggggagtggggtgttacaagtCCACTACTACCAGAATAAACTTTGCGCTGCCTTTTCCTGGCTGCATTATACCAACAATGTCCAGTCCCCACTATGCAAACGGCCAATGTTATCTTCTCATCCTAGTCATCTATCGTCAAGTTCCTTATTGAACCAGGAGAGATAAGATTTCAAGCTCTTATCTGCCCATTGCTTCACAGTTAGTAGACAGGAGGCCAGACGCCTCCTCTTTCTGCTAGTCATGAATTGGGTAATGAACTATAGGCCTAGCTCCTCGAAACTGTAGATGGTGCTGGGTTGCAAAGCTTCGAACCATCCCTTTGTTGTTCCTTTGAACATCACGGAAAAGCTCGACATGCGATTTCTCTAGAAAAGTCGTGGAGCGTCATGTGGGTCCTGAACGATTTGAGATGCTCGACTGGGTCTTTAGATTTATCGTACATCTCGATCTACGGGACTTTGAATTTTGGCAAGAAGGGAATTGCCATGAACTCCTTAGTATAAAGGAGATTGGTGCTACTTAGCAACTAATCGATTGAGGAGGACGCTCCTATCTTCCTGGCCATTTCCTTGTACTTGCCTATGTCTATGAGGCTGCGTAGCTCAATGTgcatctttttctcttcttcggCAGTAGCCCCTCCCGCACTATGCAACCCCCCTTCATCTTGCTCGTTCTGGCTCGTGCTAACACCTTCCCCAGATTCAGTGTTCCTTTACTTTAGGCTCTCATTCTCTCATTGGAGACTTCCCATTTCTGATGCCATCTTTTTTATTCCCTCCTCCATCTCGGCGAACCTACCTCCATGTTGGTCAAAGTCACTTCTTATTCCTGGGTTGCCAGGGACTAGGTTGGGAGGCATTCGAAAGGCACATTAGTTTTCTTAAGGGAATATCCTATAGACAGCTCCAACTGTTAAGGACGTATTTCGTACCCCGTTGTGATTCACTAGTCACTTGAGACTAGAAAGCTTGAGGGGGCCGGAATGCCAAGAAGCACCTATGATGCCTAAGTTAATATAAacttgagagtgagagagatcgAAAGTTGGAGAGAGAGTGTCCCCGAATTGTACCCGTACCAGAGCTTTAATACTCCCCTCGTTTGGTGGAATTCTATTCTTCTGTGCTTGGGGTGTCTCCCCCTTTGTTGGAAAGCGTGCTGCCGCCTTTAATACGATAACCCTTATTAGAATATCTCAACCCACATCGAGGCTCTATGTTTGGGGGTGGCGTTGCTTCGCATTTTATGCAGCACTCCCTATGAGAAATGAGATCTTGACCCTTATCTAATAATTCGATATGGTGTGGTCGGGGGTGTGCCCTTGACAATGCTTGTCTCATCCTTTCTCATGCTAGCCTGGGCCTTCTTCTCACCGAACGGGGACCTCCTGACCCTAAGCTCTTAACTCTGACAATCGGATTGGGCCCAGCCTGCCGAGAGAAGGATGTGtcctttctatatatatagattcacCCAACATTGTTAAAAAGTGTGTACCAAAGGAAAATATGTCCGATTCAATCCAAACATGTCTAATCAATTAAGGTTAATTAAGGGTTAACAAAATAGCAAGCTTAGCTATGTGTGATCAGTTTTTGACTTGGGTTTCCAATCTGGTCTGGCAGTTGCTTGATTATTTATGGAGGGGGCATTTGGACCCCCTGGGCATTGAGCCCATCTCTAAGACTAAGCCCATCACTAAGGCTAAGAAGGTTAGCTCAATACTTAGGGTTAGAAGTCCCACGGATGGGAGCTTGTAACCACAACTATGAAACGAGATAACTCCAAAGAGCTAAAGATAAGGCTCATAGTTGGATACAATTATCTTGAGCAAGATAACTCCCACAAAACAGGAGGTATCTTCTCTACTTAATAAGAGATCATGAAGGATAAGCACATGGGATTgatgatcatagttagttgccATCACGTCAcatccttctataaataacttAACAGAGGTAACAAacatcttcttctttatttgaTATACATTTATCTTATACTGTTGTTGACTTAAGTATCAGAGTTTACACAGGACGACCAACGCCATCTCTTCATTACTGCAGGTTATCCGTTCGTTGATGGTATAAAACACGTcttttacaatttaatttaacaCCACATGGTCATGCATgcttggggaaaaaaaaaaaatctgtcagATGATCTTTATCGGCTATAATTAGCGTgattttcttagtttttatttGGACTTGATCGGACTTTCTGGATATGCGTTCAGATGCCAAGCGAATGAAGCGATCAGACTGATGAAGCCAATATGCAATATATGATGAGATCTGAAAGATGTAAAAAGCTTTAAGAataccccaaaaaaaaaaacataaaacatctCAAATTCTGTGAGGACGGTTACATTATACCGCTTCAGCAaagtcttttgttttttgtttttttcttcatttttggaatagaaaaataataaagagacAAAGAAATGTGCGCCATACCTGTGTAAGAAATGACGATGATGATCAGATAGTAAGATTGGTAGGGGGAATTAGTGAAGACAAGTGCAGGCGGGTTTGGTGTTAGTTCACTTGAATGGAATCGTTGGAGTTGGGACATTCCTTTTTCAACACAACACAATCGACACATATCACGGCCAATCCCAATCATGATCAGTTCCGATACAAGTAAACTACGGCTTTATCCATCTAGTCACAGCTGAATTTCATGAGTGGGAGGGATATGGTACTCTGACCAGTGCGAAACTAGGACTGTTTTATATATAAGCTTGGCCACTGAACGGCCTGAGGATGAAACAATAGCAGGCCTGTTTATTGGCTCAAGTAGTGTGCgttgtatatataattgtataaaggCTTACATCCTTGAGCAACTTTGATTCTGCAAAGGGATTCAAATATCATGCTAAATTTGAAGCGCTAGCTTAAAAACCATGACATATATGTTAGACAAATGGATGCAACACTTATAACTCTCAAACATTGGAACTCCAAAGGATAAAGGAATCTCCTACTTCCTCGCAGGAGCTTATATATTGTTTGCAATCATAACCTCAGTCAACCGACCAAGTGATGCATATGAAGATCCACCTTCAATCACTGCCTTTCTGCTCTTTTCACTCATCTCTTTGACCCTCTTCCTCACCTCGCTATCAGCCTCCATCAAACTTTTCACTGCTTTCTCTATCTCCTCAGCCATCACAAGCTCACCACTACCAACCCTATAATCCAATTTTAACTCCACTGCTAACCCCAGATCCTTCACCATTTGGAATGCATTAGTTTGCTGCTCCGCGTAAATTGGCCAAGTAGCAATAGGTACACCATGCCACAGGCTCTCCAAGATTGAGTTCCACCCGCAATGGGACACAAACCCTCCGATTGCTACGTGGGCAAGGACCTCCACTTGTGGAGCCCAACCACATATCATTCCAATGCCTTTTGTTCTTTCTAGGAATCCTGGCGGCAAGATCTCCTCGAGATTCTGGGCATCAGTAGGCATATCATCTTTAGATGCCAAACGTACTGACCACAGAAACCGGTGACCACTTTGCTCGAGCCCAAGTGCAATCTCTTTCAACTGGGATTCACCGAAACTCCCCCAGCTTCCAAAACATAAGAAAACCACTGATAATGGAGGTTGATCATCAAGCCACTTCATTATCTCTTGGTGCTTGGCCTGATCATTTCCCGAAGGCGTCTTACCCTTGAGGTCAATCATCGGTCCCACTGTATAAACCGGAGGTATTTCATCCTCTACAAATGAGCTCACCGCGTGGGATTCCAACTCATAAAAGGTGTTGATAATAATACCGTCGGCCTCTTTGAACTTTCTCCCATGGTTTACCATGGAGATGTATCCACCTTCCTTGCTGAACGCCAACGAAGGCAAAGCACCAGGAGGAACTGTGTTGACATAACTCGGTATGACTGACTCAGGATCTGTTTGATCTCTAAACTCCATGCCCACCTGGTCATGCCGGGTTGGAAGGTAGAGCATGAAGCCAAAAAAGGCAGCATTACCAGTGAAGAAGACATAAGAGCGGACACCAAGCTCGTGAGCCACATCAATCATGGAGGCGCAAAACATATCGACCACCAACCCGCCAAGTGGAAGTGAAGCGGATAACACATGGTTGATGATAGCGTCTTTGACATGAGCTTTGTGGCTTTCTACGAAATCGGCGACGAATTTCTCAACGGAAACGAAGAAAAGCTCTTTTGGGGGAGGATGTACTTGAGGAAGGTGAATAAATCTGACACGCGTGTCGGAGGCAGCGATCGACTGTACGAGGCTATGGTTGGTGGCCGGTGCGAACGGTGAGTTAATTACGAGAACCGTGATGGAGAGACGGTCATCTCGATCAAGTAAACGCTTTGCAAACTCAAGGGTGGATACCAGGTGACTCATTCCCGGGGAAGGAATGAACACAAGCTCTGCTCTCTTCATCTTGTAACAAGGTAAAGCGATTATGACGAGACGCCGGCCCTTGCCTCGTTCTTCTATAGGTTGCTCCCCTTTTTAAGTGTTATTACTTTTAGACTGTTCGTTGTTATCATGTGGTCAAACGCACACGTCGAAGATTCATTTGCTTCGATCTAGATTTccctaaaattttaaattataaggTAACAAAAGTGAACACGTTTCCAATATCATTGTTAAATCGTTGCCAGCTTGATTACTCCCTGGGCATTATTGGTTGGACCCACAATCCTCGACGCCTCGTCAGGTCAGGACAATTCATAGCCTCATAGGAGAAATTTcgcatattataaaaaataaaatcaaatagaaaGGAGAAATTAGTGTTGactatttcaattcattattataatttttttaaattttaatataaaatataataaataatttattttttttaaattttaaaataataatattatttaaaaataatattttattattccaattcaattcaatatccgttttaaaatttattatatccactctctgattttattttcaacttttagAGCTTCTATTACTttaatttagattatatttaaatattgaattgagtcgaattaaattgaattgagataataaaatattattttttaatattattattatttaaaaatttaaaaaaattatatcaataaatgGAGAGAAAATTGGATCGAACTCTTTCTAGAGCTGTCTGATCAACTGGAAGTCCTCATTTCTACGGATAAAATCTCATTCATTAAAATGCGGgcagaaaaaacaaacaaacctcCACTGCTCGCGGTGGAAATTTTCCATTTGAGTGAGAGAGCCCTTCCCCAACGGAGGATGTAGAAAAAGTTACTGACACCAGCACAGATATCGAGATAGTTTAATTTCtttaagagcattcacatctgattctttaaattttttcttaaattttaactaaaaaggacactccctataattttatcttaaattttactcatttttaaaaaatcttctacatctcattccctatcatttctctattctattaaaataatattcttctattatttttttattacttttttctctcacttccattttcaaacttaactacttaatattttttcttatgttttgaactattattatagttaatattttaaacaaaaatttaaattatttttttaagggtttaataatatttttaaaattattatttttatattttagtaattatttaaattatttttaaaaatattatttaaaagtataataaatattagtataagagaaaatgtaattgattgaaaaaagaatttattttatttatttgaataaaatattaataaaaaagatttaggggatgaatagtgaTTCCCTATATTTAGagaatcacttttattttttaaatcaaaatcttaaaatagggaatgagatgggaggaagtttttgaacttttttctaaatttttctctataatttagagataatagTGATATGGAGAATGAGACGGGATGCTCTAACGTCGAATATGTTAGCTGAACATCCATTTCACGGTGAAATTTTCACCTACGGATATCGAGATGGCTACCGATTAATTTGTTGGGTGTGAGTATTCTGTCGTCCTACTTTTATAGCTGAACGTATaaca carries:
- the LOC108998665 gene encoding UDP-glycosyltransferase 71K1-like; the protein is MKRAELVFIPSPGMSHLVSTLEFAKRLLDRDDRLSITVLVINSPFAPATNHSLVQSIAASDTRVRFIHLPQVHPPPKELFFVSVEKFVADFVESHKAHVKDAIINHVLSASLPLGGLVVDMFCASMIDVAHELGVRSYVFFTGNAAFFGFMLYLPTRHDQVGMEFRDQTDPESVIPSYVNTVPPGALPSLAFSKEGGYISMVNHGRKFKEADGIIINTFYELESHAVSSFVEDEIPPVYTVGPMIDLKGKTPSGNDQAKHQEIMKWLDDQPPLSVVFLCFGSWGSFGESQLKEIALGLEQSGHRFLWSVRLASKDDMPTDAQNLEEILPPGFLERTKGIGMICGWAPQVEVLAHVAIGGFVSHCGWNSILESLWHGVPIATWPIYAEQQTNAFQMVKDLGLAVELKLDYRVGSGELVMAEEIEKAVKSLMEADSEVRKRVKEMSEKSRKAVIEGGSSYASLGRLTEVMIANNI